cccgcaacaattacccgagaaaataaccttgtctcttgttcctcaacaatatgctctcacaacgaaaccctagatttaaccctaaaagctatacaagaaatctctcaccgatctcttaatcgttttcaacacaatacaattctacaaggcctaattatcTATTTAtgtaggttacaaacttggccaccaagaattataACCGGTTTAGAAAACccctttcctaaaatatcacggctaactttaggaaataattaattagtcttcgaTTAACTAACAAACATCTCTAGATGAATCATAAGACAGTACTTCTTTAACCAATTTCCTCTCTAAATCATAAGTAGATTCAGCTGATGCCTTAAGATCACCGTTATATTGCTTTCCACTCCATACTCCATCAGTGCTGTGGCATTCAAAAGTATAAACTTCCATACTTTTTTCCTCTTTAAAAGCTTGTActtggaaactccacgaagacCTGACTTGTGCTGTTCTGCAGACCAAAAAGCTTGTACTGAAAAGTCTGTTGCTCTTGCTAGGTTCCTAtgacgtatatatatatacaacttgCGGAAACCTAGGCTTGTAACAGTAGGAGTAGGACTTTCCAAAACTTTGCCATCTCTTCGGCACTTCCAAATATAAGGCACTTCCTAAAACTTTGCCATATCTTCAGCACTTCCAAAAATAAGGTAACCCCATAACCCGATACCGGACAGAGCCCTGCAAAATGTTCAGGACCTACTCATATAACTAAATCTCATAGATCGATCTACAAACTGAAAGTGGCTATAAGCCCTTAAACATACCAGTTCTAAACCTTGGCCTAGAAATATATATGGGACATTGGGACTAAGGATCCTAACACTTACAAAAGTGATATATAGAAGCAGCAGCTTCAGTTCCTTGTTCGTCAACTTCAACAAAACACCTATGGATGACTTCAGAAATAAAAATGGATTATTCATTACCCATTAACATCTCAGTAAATTATGCTTTTCCCTCATCGAAAGGCTATTCTAACCCCAATTCCATTAGAACTCTTGGTGCTGGAAAATCAGATCAAATCTTAAACTTTGGAAACATGAAATCGTTCACTTCAACTTCATTAGTTGGGAGATAACTACCAGATGTATCAGAACTCACCTTCTCTATCACTTCACCAAGTCCATCTCGTGTATTAGGTAAAACTATATACATAGAAAAACGTTGAATACTACTCTGATCAAACTTTCGACCGCCATTCTTTTTGGCTGCTACTTCCAAAGTTTTGTATTGAAGCTTAAGAACTTTGAAGTCCTTGTAACATGAAATACATAGATACTCTTCCTCCGTAAACATGAATGGGACTTGAATTTTTCTTCCACTAAGGAGATAGAATGATTTTTCCCTCATTAGTTCAGGATTAAACTGATCTGGTTGCCATGATCCTTTGGAATGGAGTGCATTTGCGGCTACAATCACTGTGCTGCTATCGATGGATATCCTTGATTAAGCCATTTGTCTTTCTTTCAACCCATTCGTTCACATTCGACCATCTACTTCACTCTACGTGCGTACCAAGATTGTTGCAAAAACAGAACACAATCGTCAATCAATTGTATTAGCTTGCATTtgttattaaaaataaataaagtgaagataaTTATGAATACACAGCATTACCTTAGTTCATATTTATTTACTTGCTTTTAAGTTATTATGTTCTATATAAATAAAGAGTGGTTCTAAACCAACCGAgaaaaaaactacaaaaaaaaacttagtttgttctagggtttagaaaatcAATCAATACCGTCAATGTTATTAAGTGTTTGCTTAATTTGGTGGCTAATCCCCAATTCAAAGGATTTAGGTGCGTGGCTGATCGCCAATCTAGTTCGTTACCATCATGCTCTTCCGTAGTCGTTAAACTAGACTTGATCGTAAGAAACAACTGTTAAGTGAATTTCAGTGGGTGATGCTTGTACAACTTAAAAAAAAAGCATCAGTAGCGGCAAGTCATGGCATGTTTCTTCTCTTCTGCTAATTCATTTTTTGGGTTCATCAGTGATTGAACTTCTTTAATAAATGTTGTCGTAGCTGTTTCCAGAGGATTGGATGAATCTCTTGTAGCACGATCTTCTAAAGCTCCATCGCATCTCTTGCTGTATGTGGTTGAATTAAAACATGATTACCCAAACTAGAGTTAGTTAGATGAGGTTAGTGATGTTATAAACAACCGAAATGGATGGTCATTGTGCTGCTAGAGCAAAGTTGCTCTAGCACTATCGTTCCCGAGAATgtaaatgaaaataagaaaatcaaaaagACAAACAAATCCAGAGAACGAATAACATAGAAACTGTACACATCTTGGCGCCTAGGGCGCTTTATTGCCTAGGCTCCCCTTGGGCGACTCGTGCGCCTAGGCAAGCGCCTAGGGCACCTTTCACAACATAGCTCTCGGTAGATTGTTTCCGACATTTACTACCAACGCATTTGTTGGAGGGAGAAGACTTCCAGACCATGTGTAGTCCTTGTAGAGGTAATATGAGGAGGCACGTAATGCTCAGGAGTTAAGAACTGACGCAGGGATCCAATAGTACGGACTCTGCGCTTCTGAACAGGTAAAAGGCTCTCCAAGGAGACGGTGTTTCTTGATGCAGCACAAAAACATGGACCAGAGGAGGGGATCCCAAGAACATCAACCTTACTAAGAGTCTCGTTTTTCCAATTGTACGAGTAACAAGTTGTATTAGGAATCTCACTTGCAGATGACAAAACAGAAGATCGAAAAGTGGAGGTTAGAATAATTTGGTCGGTTCCTAAAACCGGATGAACAGAATTATACATACTTCCATCTGATAGGTAAGGTATTTCTAGAGGAATTGCAAcccaaactctcttatttttatCTTCATTATCGAATAACCACAGATCATGAATGTCATTACTCTCAGAGGACTCTACCAGTAGTGCTAATCGACCACCCAATTCCAATAACTTAACACGATAATAGGCAAAACAGTCATTTGTAGGGTGGTAAAAAATTCCAGAGGGGACTCTAATTGCTTTAAATTTCTCACTTCCAAGATCAAAAGTCACTAGGTATCTTGGTGTATCTTTGCATTTAGCTTCCCATATAGAAAGCATCTGGGTCGTGTAATATATCAATCCATTAATATAAACAGAAGATCCAATATATTCTAATTCATGCGGCGGTACCTC
This genomic stretch from Papaver somniferum cultivar HN1 chromosome 5, ASM357369v1, whole genome shotgun sequence harbors:
- the LOC113280828 gene encoding F-box protein At1g30790-like, which translates into the protein MEDETKSASSDIKKIKTTTKNIKRNSCVKLSEKLWLDEDIVAREILSRLPVKSLMKFKCVCKNWMTLIEEESSFIDLHLERAKTRPGFLITNLKDNNKATFMIADLFFQDRGGALSSLAVQTIRKIDYTYIDTMLKPVDGLIGFFGENIEPGVCICNLATREVTPWIKSTSLSNLRKEDREPFSFPWASCTLGYDPVTKVHKVVGIWRSEQPKRLVGEVLTVGDNKWRKIDEVPPHELEYIGSSVYINGLIYYTTQMLSIWEAKCKDTPRYLVTFDLGSEKFKAIRVPSGIFYHPTNDCFAYYRVKLLELGGRLALLVESSESNDIHDLWLFDNEDKNKRVWVAIPLEIPYLSDGSMYNSVHPVLGTDQIILTSTFRSSVLSSASEIPNTTCYSYNWKNETLSKVDVLGIPSSGPCFCAASRNTVSLESLLPVQKRRVRTIGSLRQFLTPEHYVPPHITSTRTTHGLEVFSLQQMRW